A segment of the Verrucomicrobiota bacterium genome:
TTGCGCCGGACGAGCTGGAGACGTTGCGCCGGCGGTCACCCCGGCAGGCGGCCGTGTACGATTGGCTTTGCGGGGTCCAGAGGCATCCGACGCGGTGGGCGGACGCACGAGCCGGCGCAGGCACGACCGACCGGACCCTTCAACAACTGGTTGAACGCGGTCTGGTCAAGGTGTCGGTGCTGAACACCGGACGCGATCCTTACGGCGGGGAGAAATTCGTTCCGAGCCAGCCGCTCGCCCTGAACGATGAGCAGCAATCCGCACTGCAGATGGTGGTCTCTTTGATCCAGGAACGGAACCCGCAGCCGGTCCTGCTGCATGGCGTCACCGGCAGCGGCAAGACGGAGGTTTACCTCCAGGCGATCCGGCGATGCCTGGAGCATAACCGCGGCGCGCTGATCCTCGTGCCGGAAATCACCTTGACGCCGCAAACCGTTGAGCGGTTCAAGATGCGTTTCGGCGCGGAGACGGTCGCCGTGTTGCACAGCCATTTATCGGCCGGCGAGCGTCATGACGAGTGGCACAAGCTGCGTGACCGGCGGGCCAGCGTGGCGATCGGGGCGCGCAGCGCCGTGTTTGCCCCGGTGCCGAACCTGGGCCTCATCGTGGTCGATGAGGAACACGAAAATTCGTACAAACAAGAGGAAGCGCCGTGTTATCACGCCCGGGATCTGGCGGTGGTGCGCGCCCGATTTGAGAAATGCGCCGTGCTTCTCGGGAGTGCCACTCCCTCGATGGAGAGCTACCAGAATGCCCACTCCGGCAAATACCGCCTGGCCCGCCTCCAGGCGCGCGTCGACGATCGCGGCATGCCCCTGATGCGGGTCGTGGATCTCCGCCAGGAGTTTCTCAAACAAAAAGCGTTGCCGATCATCTCGACCCGGCTCAGCCTGGCCATTGAAGAACGCCTCCAAAGGAAAGAACAAGCGATTCTGTTCCTCAACCGGCGAGGCTTCGCCTCCTCCCTGGTTTGCAATGCCTGCGGCTACGTCTGCGAATGCCCGAACTGCAGCGTCGCCCTGACGTACCACCTGGAGGAAAACCGGATCAAATGCCACCTCTGCGGTCACGCCGCGGTTGCCCCTAACAAATGTCCGCAGTGCGCCGACCCGGGCATCCGGTACGCCGGTTACGGCACTGAGAAGGTTGAGGGCGCTGTCCGGAAGCTTTTTCCTCACGCCGTAATTGCCCGCATGGATGCCGACACGATGACGCGAAAGGATGCCTACCGCGAGACGCTCACGTCATTTCGTACCGGTAAGATCGATATCCTGATCGGGACGCAGATGATCGCCAAAGGACTCGATTTCCCCAACGTCACCGTCGTCGGCATCATCAATGCCGACGTGGGATTGCACATCCCGGACTTCCGGGCCGGCGAACGCACCTTTCAGCTTCTGACCCAGGTGGCGGGCCGGGCCGGACGCGGCGACCTGGCCGGCGAGGTGTTTGTGCAGAGTTCCACCCCGTTCAGCCCTTCCATTCAGTTTGCGCGCCACCATGATTACGTGGGCTTTTGGGAACAGGAAAGCGAGTTCCGGGAACGGTGCGATTACCCGCCTTTCGTGCACTTTATTCTGATCCACGTGCGTTCGGAGCACCAGGGCCGGGCGGAACTCTCGGCTGAAACCCTTCACCGGCGTCTCCGGGAAGGATTGGACCCGTCAGTGACGCTGCACGCCGTCGTGCCTGCGCCGATCGCGCGCACCAAGGGCTCTTACCGCTTTCACATCCTGCTGCGCAGCCGGGCCATCCTTCGGCTGAGCCGGCAAATCAAAGCGGCGATCGAGAAGATCACGTTTCCGGAAGACGTTCACGTCGGGGTTGACGTCGATCCGTATCAGTTGCTTTGAGTGTCGAGTGTCGAGTGTCGGGTGTCGGGTGTTTAGGTCGATCGGTATCGCCTGCTCTGATTGGGGCGGCGACTCACGCTGCGGTCAGCGTGAGCTCAGTGAGTTCGGGCGGACAATCGAACCGTACGGGCATGCCGACCATGCCGAGCCCGCGCCCGGTGTAAACAAGCCGGCCGTCCAGTTCGTAGAGGCCCGTATGGAAAATTTGTCCCCAGGACGGCAGGACCACCGGACCCAGCGCCGGGATACGGACTTGCCCACCGTGGCTGTGGCCGGAAAGCTGCAACTGCACCGGCGTTGACCGGACCATCGTCGGAAAGTAGTCCGGTTCGTGCACCAGGGCCAAGGCCACATCGTTTTTACGGCAACCGTCGAATGCGCGCTTCGGATCAGGGATTCCGCCCCAGACCGAGTCGAGCCCGGCGAGGTAAAGCCGGCCGGCCGGCGGCCCCAGGTGCACGCCACGGTTCACCAGCACCTCGATGGACTGGGCCGCGAGCGCGTCACGAATCACGTCGGCGCCTTCCCAGCAATCGTGATTCCCCAGCACGGCAAAGACGCCGTACCTTGCGTTCAGCCGGCCGACGACCGGGGCGAGTTCGTTAATCGCCTCCACTTTCGTGTAGATGTAATCGCCGCCGAGCAGGATCAGGTCCGGGTTCAACGCATTGGCTTGTTCCACCGCCCGCTCGATGAGCTCGCGCGGGGTGTAAGGAAAAAGGTGATGGTCCGACATCAAAACCAGCCGGAATCCCTCAAGGGCAGAGCTAAAATGCGGGAGCCGGATCGTCCGGCGCTCCAGTATCAGCTCCTGTGGTTCGATCCCATGCGCGTAGCCGCCCACCGCGGTACAACCCGTTACGGAGCTGGCCAGGGCGGCGGCGCCGAGTTGAAAGAATTTACGTCGATTCAATGGTACGGAAGTGTCGAGCTCCAATAAGGTGTAACGTTCCAGCAATAAGACGCACGAAAGTGCGGTTCATTCACACATTGAATCGGCGCGATGCTGGCAATGTTCAATAATTTGGATCGAAGTGGTTCGGAAGCGGGTCGGCTTGCTCCCGTGTACGAAAGTAAACTCCAGATGCCCCCCGCAAAAGAGGCGACGCGGTTTGAAGGTGGTGGAGAACGAATACCCGCAGCCCGCGATGCGGACCTGACCTTCAGGGCGGTCGGCGCGCGAGCAACTGAGCATGGCGTCCTGGCCGTTGATGATGCGAAACACGTATCGCGTATGGGCGGTGACAACCCGTAACAGGTCGCCGGGCCGCACCGTTTCCAGGTCAAACTCGTCCTCTGGCAAGGCGGCTTGCCGGGAGATGAACGTTTCCCAATCTTCCGTCACAAAAACGCGATACAACGACGATAGCATAAACGAATTTCAGGAAGAAAGGAGTTTCGACAGCCGGGCCGGGGACCCGGAGAATGCCGGTCGTCGATGCTCCTTAGCCTTTGATTCCCCATGACCCGCCAAATCCGAGGGACGGCCTTGCTCAGTCGTAACGCAACGCTTTCACCGGATCGAGCCGCGCGGCAAAATAGGCCGGAATCAGCGCGGCTACCGAACAGATCAGGAAACCGCTGATGCAAATCATGGCAACATCGGTCGGGATCACTTCGGCCGGAATTTCGCTGAACTGGTACACGGAGGCCGGAAAGAGTTCGACGTGGAGCGCCGACGCGAGGAAGTCCCGCACCTGATTGCGATATTGCACCAGGGCAATGCCCGCGCCTAAACCCAGCAAGGTGCCAAAAAAGCCGACGATCATTCCCTGGGCCAGAAAAATCCAAAGGATCTGGCGCACCTGCGCTCCGAGTGCCTTCATGACGCCGATCTCCCGCGTTTTCTGGACGGTGGTGGTGATGAGCGTGCTCATGATCCCAAACGCCGCGACGATGACCACGAAGATAAGGACGAAAAACATCGTCGTTCGCTCGATTTTGATGGCATCGAACAGCTCCTTGTTGTCCTCGATCCAGGTGGCCGCGGTAACCGGCGGTTGCAGCAACGGCTCGAGCCGGGCTTTGACCTCATCGACTTTGAACGGATCCGTGGTCCTGACCTCCAGGGCATGCACCGCGTCGCCCAGGCTGTAGGCTTCCTGGCCGATGTGCAGCGGGACCAGGATGTAATCGGAATCGTAAGCGTAGCGCCCGACATTGAAAATTCCGGCGATCGTCACCTGCTCGGGCAACAGCATATCGTGTACCTGGTCGAGCAACGCCTTGTTCTCCTTGATCTGTTCAGCCTTCCTGAGGGTATTGAGCACCTCATTGAGGTTGTGAGGTGAGTAGAGCGTGATGGTATCGCCCACCGACGCGTTCATCAGCACGGCGAGTTCCGAACCGATCACGCAAGTGTCACCCTCAAGGTCAAACTTGCCCGCGATAAGGTACTTCTCGAAATCAGTAACTTTCTCCTGTTTGTCCGGTTCAATGCCGAGGATCCACGGCGTCAGACGGCGGTTTTGAAACTCGGCAACCACCCGGCCCTGCATCACCGGTGCGACCGCAACGACCCCCGGGGTTTTTTGGACGTTTTCCAACAACGGACGCCAACCGGTGAGCAAACCTCCCTCGTTCCGGATCAGGATGTGCGACTCGAACCCGGCGACCTTGCGCTGCAGTTCGCGTTCGAAACCGGTCATGACCGAGATCACGATGATGAGCACGCTGATTCCGAGGACCACGCCGAAGATCGATATCAACGTGATAAGGGACAGGAAGGTGCGCTTCGGCCGGAGGTAACGCCAGGCGATGAAGGTGCTGAATGGAAGAAATGCCACGAGTCAAAAAATCGCTAAGAATCAAATGCCACAAATGCCACAAGCGGAAAAATGCCACAAATTAAAGATCACCAATGCGAGGCTCGGAGAACAAATGCCACGGTTGAATGAGTTAAGAATGCTACGAACGGGGGATGCGAAGCCTGGCGGGGGGGTGAAAACCGTTGGGCTGGACAATAATAAAACATTAATCTAATGAGTTATCGATGTTGCAGAACAAGACCTTTGAGCTGGCGGCCGAGGCGATAGAGTTGGTGAAAAGTTTCCCGCGCGGCATTGCTCATGAGGTTGTTGCCAAACAGTTTGTACGGGCCGCCACTTCGACCGCGGCAAATTATCGGGCAGCCATCCAGGCGCGTTTCCGTCCCGAGTTTCTGTCCAAGATAAACATCGTTCTCGAGGAAG
Coding sequences within it:
- the priA gene encoding primosomal protein N'; translation: MQRFVRVITDDLADKELEYVIPGDWASKIEVGSRVKVPLRSRDLLATVVALSDQATVERARPVTAIVSPSPVLSPALLELVRWMSDYYCCSLGVALRAAIPQVIRRAEVGFKRERYVEPILNVAPDELETLRRRSPRQAAVYDWLCGVQRHPTRWADARAGAGTTDRTLQQLVERGLVKVSVLNTGRDPYGGEKFVPSQPLALNDEQQSALQMVVSLIQERNPQPVLLHGVTGSGKTEVYLQAIRRCLEHNRGALILVPEITLTPQTVERFKMRFGAETVAVLHSHLSAGERHDEWHKLRDRRASVAIGARSAVFAPVPNLGLIVVDEEHENSYKQEEAPCYHARDLAVVRARFEKCAVLLGSATPSMESYQNAHSGKYRLARLQARVDDRGMPLMRVVDLRQEFLKQKALPIISTRLSLAIEERLQRKEQAILFLNRRGFASSLVCNACGYVCECPNCSVALTYHLEENRIKCHLCGHAAVAPNKCPQCADPGIRYAGYGTEKVEGAVRKLFPHAVIARMDADTMTRKDAYRETLTSFRTGKIDILIGTQMIAKGLDFPNVTVVGIINADVGLHIPDFRAGERTFQLLTQVAGRAGRGDLAGEVFVQSSTPFSPSIQFARHHDYVGFWEQESEFRERCDYPPFVHFILIHVRSEHQGRAELSAETLHRRLREGLDPSVTLHAVVPAPIARTKGSYRFHILLRSRAILRLSRQIKAAIEKITFPEDVHVGVDVDPYQLL
- a CDS encoding metallophosphoesterase, which translates into the protein MNRRKFFQLGAAALASSVTGCTAVGGYAHGIEPQELILERRTIRLPHFSSALEGFRLVLMSDHHLFPYTPRELIERAVEQANALNPDLILLGGDYIYTKVEAINELAPVVGRLNARYGVFAVLGNHDCWEGADVIRDALAAQSIEVLVNRGVHLGPPAGRLYLAGLDSVWGGIPDPKRAFDGCRKNDVALALVHEPDYFPTMVRSTPVQLQLSGHSHGGQVRIPALGPVVLPSWGQIFHTGLYELDGRLVYTGRGLGMVGMPVRFDCPPELTELTLTAA
- a CDS encoding ABC transporter permease encodes the protein MAFLPFSTFIAWRYLRPKRTFLSLITLISIFGVVLGISVLIIVISVMTGFERELQRKVAGFESHILIRNEGGLLTGWRPLLENVQKTPGVVAVAPVMQGRVVAEFQNRRLTPWILGIEPDKQEKVTDFEKYLIAGKFDLEGDTCVIGSELAVLMNASVGDTITLYSPHNLNEVLNTLRKAEQIKENKALLDQVHDMLLPEQVTIAGIFNVGRYAYDSDYILVPLHIGQEAYSLGDAVHALEVRTTDPFKVDEVKARLEPLLQPPVTAATWIEDNKELFDAIKIERTTMFFVLIFVVIVAAFGIMSTLITTTVQKTREIGVMKALGAQVRQILWIFLAQGMIVGFFGTLLGLGAGIALVQYRNQVRDFLASALHVELFPASVYQFSEIPAEVIPTDVAMICISGFLICSVAALIPAYFAARLDPVKALRYD
- a CDS encoding four helix bundle protein, whose amino-acid sequence is MLQNKTFELAAEAIELVKSFPRGIAHEVVAKQFVRAATSTAANYRAAIQARFRPEFLSKINIVLEEADETRFWLELRRRTHLVQSAEVISIYGRADEVVAMALAARQTTRHNESPEKDRTTF